Below is a window of Thermodesulfomicrobium sp. WS DNA.
CCCAAACCCTCAAGTGAGGCCGGTATGGCATACTTTCGCAAGCTTGGGCCAAAGCTGGAGAAGCTTCTCGATCTCTTGGATAAAAATGAGCGGTGGCTCATTGTGATCGTTGCCGATCCGGACGCCATGGCCTCGGCCATGGCACTCAAACGCATCATGGCCGGCCGTGTGCGGGAGGTAGGCATTGCCCATGTGAACGAGATTTCCCGGCCGGACAATTTGGCCATGATGCGTCTTCTGCGCATCCCTACCAAGAAATACACCCCGCTGCTTCGCGCTCAGTACGACCGTTTCGCCTTGGTGGATTCCCAGCCGCACCACAATACCCAGCTCGCGGAGATCCCTTTTTCTTTGGTCATCGACCATCACCCCAAAGCAGCCGATGTGCCGGTGCAAGCGGATTTTGTGGAAATCGTTTCCGAATACGGCGCTAATTCCACGATCATGACCGAATATCTCTATAATCTCGATATCCGACCGGGAAAGCTCTTAGCCACTGCTTTGCTCTACGGGATCAAGACCGATACACAAAGCTTTGAGCGCGATTTCCATGATATCGATATGCGGGCATTCCGGTATCTTGCGAAATTTTACCATCGTCCACTACTCCATAAAATTATCCGTTCGGAATTCAAATTGGAGTGGCTCACCTATTTTGCCCAAGCATTCCGTAAAATACGTGTTTTTGGAAAAGCCATATTCATCTTCATGGGCAAAGTAGAATCCAGCGATATTTTGGTTATTCTCGCGGATTTTTTCCTTCGGGTCCATGGGGTTTCTGCAACTATTGTCAGCGGTATTTTTCAAGATCGATTGATTGTTGTCTTTCGTGGCGATGGATTGCGTCAGGATATGGGCAAATATGCCCAGCGCCTCTTTGGTGAATTTGGTTCTGCAGGCGGGCACCGCACCATGGCCCGGGCGGAGATCCCCTTGGCCAATGTCAGTGACCAGCATGTGAGCCAATTTGTATGGGACCGCTTGCAGGCGTGTGCCTGGAAACGCAAAGAGGATGGTCCATGCCGGTAGCCGCCTCTTTGGGGTGGAGTACCCCGCCGCTCTTTTTGGTGGATGGCCACGCCTTCATCCATCGCGGCTTTCATGCCTATCCGGATTTTCGCGCCCCGGATGGCTTTCCCACCAGCGCCCTGTTTTTCGTCCTGCGCATCCTTTTGAAGATCCTGCGCGAAGAGGCCCCCACCCATCTCGCCTTTGTCATGGAAGGCCGCGGCCCCACCTTTCGGCATGCGCGCTTTGCGGACTACAAGGCCGGCAGACCCTCCATGGCCGAAGATTTGGCCCTGCAGATCCCTGCCATTCGCGAGGCGGTGGCGCACCTAGGCATCCCGGTGCTCTCCCAAGATGGCTGCGAGGCCGATGACGTGCTTGCCAGTTTGGCGGCGCGGTTTGCCGCCCACGGGGTGGTCTTGGTGGGTGCGGATAAGGATTTGTGCCAGTGTCTTGGGCCATCGGTGGTGCTGTGGGACCCTGCGGGTCGGGGCGAACGGATCCTGCAGGCCGCGGACGTGCAGACCACCTATGGCGTTACGGCGGCGCAGTGGCCGGATTTTCAGGCGCTCACCGGCGATAGTGTGGACAACATCCCCGGGGTGCCCCGGGTGGGGCCCAAGACCGCGGCCCGCTGGCTGCGCCAGTTTCCGGATCTGGAGTCCTTGTGCGCCAACCTCCACCAACTGCCGCCCAAGGAGCAGCAATTGCTCGTACCCCATGTGGAGGACGTGTTCGTCTATCGGGAGCTCACCACCCTGCGCACGGACTGTGTCCCGGAGATCACCTGGGAAGATTTGGCGCGACGGCCCATGGACCCGAAGGCGGTGGCCGCCTTGGTGCAGCGCTTTGGCTTTCGCTCCCTGGAAGCCGAACTGGAGGAATTTGTGGATAGCTCCTCTGCGCCGCGGCAGCGCCCTGCACCGATGGCAGGGCGACTGGCTTCGTGGGAGGATCTGCCGGACCTTTCCGGTCAGGCGGTTGCCTTTTGGATTGAAGACGACGTGACGGAGCTTGCCGCAGGAGAGCACTTGTGGCGTGTACCTGGTCCGCCGCCGCGAGGCGCCTTGGAGCGGGTCATGGGCACCGTGGTTTCCTCCAAGGAGCTGCGCCGGGCAGGATGGGAGATGGATGCGTGGGCCGCGGTATGGGACGTGGAACTCATGGCCTATCTCCTCGATCCCGAAGCCCGGGACTATTCCTGGCCGCGCTTGGCAGGGCAATTTTTGGGGGACACTGCTGCTGCCGGCGCCCGCGCCGTGGCCCAGGCCGGGGAAGTGCTGCGTGAGCGCCTTGCGGCTGCGGGGCTCGTGGATCTGTACTTGCGGTTGGAGCTGCCGCTGGTGCGGGTGCTCGTGGCCATGGAGGCGCGCGGCATTGCCTTGGACGGGGCGCGGTGTGCGAGGTTGCTGGAGCAGGTAGAGGCCCGCTTGGAGGATTTGACCCAGCGCATCTATGCTGCTTCTGGAACGCAGTTCAACATCCGATCCAACCAACAGCTCGCTTATGTGCTCTACGACCAATTGGGGCTGCCTGCGCCGCGCAAGACCGCAGGCGGGGCGCGCTCCACGGCGGTGGAGGCCCTGGAGGCGATCCGCCATGCCCACCCTGTGGTGGAGATGGTCTTGGAGTTTCGCATGCTCGAGAAGCTGCGCTCCACCTATCTCGTGCCGCTTCCGGCCGCTGCCGACGCCACAGGCCGCATCCACACCACCTTCAACCACCTGGCCACGGCCACCGGTCGCCTTTCCAGCAGCGACCCCAACCTCCAGAACATCCCCATCCGTGGGCCGCTGGGCGCCCCGGTGCGGGCCTGCTTCGTGGCCCCGCCGGGGAAGGCGCTCATCGCTGCGGACTATTCGCAAATCGAATTGCGCGTGCTCGCCCACTTGAGCGCGGACCCTGCGCTTACCGCGGCCTTTGCAAAGGGAGAAGACATCCATACGCGTACCGCCAGCCTGCTTTTCGATCTTTCGCCAGAGGAAGTCGGCAAAGAAGAACGGCGCCGCGCCAAGACCATCAATTTTGGGTTGCTCTACGGCATGGGTCCGGCCAAACTGGCCCGCGAGCTCGGGATTTCCCAGAAGGAAGCCAAGGCCTTTATCGCGCGCTACTTCGAAAAATTGGGTGGAGTGCGGGAGTTTTATTCGATGGTGGAAGAGTCCGCCCGGCGCCAGGGGTATGTGCTCACCTTGGCGGGACGGCGTCGGCTGCTTCCAGGTATGACCTCGGCAAATCCCGCGGTCCTTCAGGCCGCCCGGCGTATGGCCATCAACACCGTGGTGCAGGGATCGGCGGCGGACATCATCAAAATGGCCATGCTCCAGGTGGAGGAGGATGCCACGGTGCGCCAGCTGGGGGGCGCGCTGCTTTTGCAGGTGCACGATGAACTCGTCCTGGAGGCCCCTACGGCTACGGCCCAGGCGGTGGGCGAGCGGGTGGCGGCCATCATGACTTCCGTGGTCTCCTTGCAGGTCCCCCTGGTGGTGGATTTCGGCATTGGTCCGGACTGGGCCGCTGCCCATGGATAGGATTTGTGCAGATTCGATAAACCCAAGGATTGCGACACCAATGGAACATAAATTGCGACTCCTGACCCCAGGCCCCACTCCGCTGCCCGAAGCCGTGCGTTTGGCTTTGGCCCAGGATATGATCCATCATCGCAAGGCCGCTTTCGTGGAGCTCATGCACGAGCTCCAACCGCGCCTCATGCGGCTCTTTGGCACGGCCCAGCCGGTGTTGCCCCTTTCGTGCTCCGGCACCGGGGCGATGGTGGCGGCGGCCGCAAGCCTCTTTGCCCCGGGGGAAAAGGTCGTGGTGGTGGAAGGCGGAAAATTCGGCGAGCGCTGGCGGGAGATCGCCGAGAGCTTGGGGCTTGTGGTGACGGTGCTTGCCGTGCCCTGGGGCACGGCTGTGGACCCGCAGGAGCTGCGTGCGCTCCTGGATGCGGACCCGAGCATTGCGGGGGTGCTGGTGCAGGTCTCCGAGACGTCCACCGGAGTGCTCCATCCCGTGCGCGAACTTGCCGCCATCACCCGGCAGCGTCCGGTGCTCTTGGTGGCGGACGGCATCTCTGCGGTCGGGGTTTCTCCGTGTCCCATGGACGCCTGGGGGATCGACGCCCTGCTCACCGGATCGCAAAAAGGCCTCATGCTGCCGCCGGGTCTGGCCTTGGTGGCCCTTTCCGAGCGCGCCTGGGCCAAGGCGGAGTCCTTGGGGCCGCGGCATTTCTATTTCAACCTGCTTGCCGAACGTGCCAAGTCCCGGCAGGGCCAGACCCTCTTTACCTCGCCGGTGAATCTCTTGCGGGGCCTGGCCGTCAGCCTTGCACTCTTTGAAGAAGCGGGCATGGAGCAGGTCTTTCGCAAGCAATGGGCGCTGACCTGCATGGCGCGGCAGGGGGCGCTGAGCCTGGGTCTGGAACCCTTGGCCAAGACGCATTTCACTTGGGGGCTCACCGCCGTGCGCCTGCCTGCTGGGGTGGACGGGGGCCGGGTGCTGAAGTCCGCGGCCAAGCGGGGCGTGGTCATGGCTGGCGGGCAAGGCCCGCTCAAAGGGAGGATTGTGCGCCTTGGCCATATGGGGCATGTGGATTTCGGCGATCTTCTGGCCGGGCTTTACGCCTTGCGTCAGGGCCTCATGGAGGCCGGTGGCTTCAGCGCAGCCCGATCGTACTTGGAGGATGCCATAGCGGCGTACGAAGCCGCCCTGCAGGCAGGACTGCCCGAGGAGGCGCTATGAGCACCCAAGAAGACCTTTCGTGCGTGTGCAAGGAACTTCCGCAAGTGGATTTTTCCACCTTTGTGCTCTCCATGGCCTCGACGGCCCTGGTGCACCTTGGCGAAGTCCCGGAACCGGAAAGCGGTGCGATCCGTACCGATTTGATCGCCGCCAAACAGACCATCGATATTCTGTGTATGCTGCAATGCAAAACCAAAGGGAATTTGACGGATTCGGAAAATCGGCTGCTCATGGATCTGCTCTATGAGCTGCGGCTCAAGTATGTGCAGCGGGCAGGATAGGAGGGAGGCATGGAACGCAAACGCGTAGGTTTGGTGGGAGTGACCGGATATACGGGCATGGAGTTGTGCCGCTTGGTACTCCATCACCCAGGCATGGAGCTCGTGGCCGCCACCTCTCGGGCTGAGGCAGGCAAGCGCTTGGGAGACCTCTATCCCTATCTGTATGGCACCACCATGGCCGAGGTCCCGGTGCAGTCTCCGGATTACGCCGCCTTGGCCGCGGCCTGCGACGTGGTCTTTTTGGCGGTTCCCCATGGCACGGCCATGCATGCGGCCAGGGAGCTCGTGGCCGCGGGCTGCCGGGTGGTGGACCTCAGTGCGGATTTCCGGCTGCGGGATGTGGATACCTACCGTTCGTGGTACGCCACCGAGCATGCCTGTCCGGAACTGGTGCCCGAAGCCGTATACGGCCTGCCCGAGCTCTACGGCCAGGCCGTGGCCAGGGCGCGCCTGGTGGCCAATCCGGGCTGCTACCCCACGGCGAGCATCCTCGCCTTGTATCCGGCCGTGGCGGCGGGGCTGGTGGAACCGGAGGACTTGATCATCGACGCCAAATCCGGGGCCTCGGGCGCGGGCCGCAAGGCCAACGTGGCCACCCTCTTTTGTGAGGTGCACGACAGTTTCCGGGCGTACAACCTCGGCCGCCATCGCCATACCCCGGAAATCGAGCAGGAGCTTTCCCGTGCCGCGGGCAAGGGCATCACCGTCTCGTTCAACCCCCATTTGGTGCCCATGGACCGGGGGATCCTCGCCACCTGCTATGGTCGGCTGCGGCCCCATGTGGATGAGGCCCGCGTGCGGGAGGTGTACGCTGCCTTTGCCTCCGGCAAGCCCTGGGTGCGGTTTTTGCCGCCAGGGGTGTTGCCGGAGACCCGCTGGGTGCGGGGCACCAACTTTTGCGATATCGCTGTGGTGGTGGACGAGCGCACCCGGCGGCTCATCGTGGTGTCGTGTATCGACAACTTGTGCCGAGGGGCCTCTGGCCAGGCCTTGGTCAATGCCAATGTGATGCTTGGCTTTCCCGAGGACGCGGGCCTGTCCCGAGCGCCGCTGGTGCCGTAGGCGCTGTGGACTTCCGCACCCAGGAGGATTTCCGCGGAGAAGTATCATGAGTGAATCGTACTACGAAACCATCGTGGTGGCCCGGCAGCCCATATTTACTGCGGATCAGAGGGTCTGGGGATACGAGCTCCTTTTTCGCAGCAAAACCGATTTGAGCCAGGCGGTGATCACGGATGCGGATCAGGCCACGCTTCAAGTGATTGCCGATGGGTTTGCCGTGGCCACGGAAAACGTCCCTGCAGAGGCCCGGGTGTTGATCAATTTTCCCCGCAATTTGCTTGTGGGGGACGCGCCCTACGTGCTGCCGGCGAACCGGGCCATCGTGGAGATCCTGGAGACCGTGACCCCGGAGCCGGAGATCTTGGCCGCCTGTGGCCGCCTCAAGGAAGCGGGCTATACCTTGGCCCTGGACGACTTCATCGGGCACAGCGGCTTTGAGCCGCTGTGCGCCTTGGCGGATATCGTCAAGGTGGATATCCTGATGCAGACGCCGGAGAGCGTCACGGCCATCGTCAAAGGTCTGCGCCGCTATAACATCACCCTGCTGGCGGAAAAGGTCGAGACCCGGGAGATGTTCGAGGTGTGTAAGCGCCTGGGGTTCGTCTATTTTCAGGGGTATTTTTTCCGTAAGCCGGAGATCGTCGAAGGCCGCAAACTCACCGCCAGTCAAGCAAGCCGCATCCGCCTGCTGCATGAGCTCTCCCACGGGGCGGACCTGGAGCAGCTGGTGCGGATCTTGGAAGCGGACGTCTCGCTTTCGTACCGCTTGCTGCGCTACATCAATTCCGTGCGTTTCGCCTTGGTGAAAAAGGTGGAATCCATCCAGCGGGCCGCCTCCATGCTCGGGCGCAAGAACCTCCAGCAATGGCTGCAGGTGACCCTGCTGGCCGACATGAATGCCGCCCCCAGGGCCCAGGAATTGGTCCGCCTCTCCGTGATCCGCGCGCGCTTCTTCCAGATTTTGGCGGAAGCCGGTAAAGCCCCTTTGAGCCCCGATGCCATGTTCTTGTTGGGTTTCTTCTCCTTGCTCGATGGCATCTTGGATCAGCCCATGGAGGCGGTGCTTGCGGAGCTGCCCCTTGACCCTGCGGTGCAGGCCATCTTGGTGGATCCCGCAAACCCGCACGCCCCGTGGCTTCTCCTGGCGCAGGAACTGGATCGCTGTCACTGGCCGGGAGTGCGCGTTCAGGCCGAGGCCTTGGGGTTGCCGCTTGCCCAGGTGGGCGCCGCCTATCATGAGGCCATGGCCTGGACCGATGCCATGTTGGGGGCCGGGGAGTGATGGAAGCGGCCTTCCCTTGGGTTGCTTTGATTTTCGGGCTGTGTCTGGGGAGCTTTTACACGGTGTGCGTGCATCGGTATCTTTCCGGCGGCTCCCTGTTGTGGCCAGGATCCCATTGTCCGGCCTGTGGCCACCGCTTGCGGCCCTGGGAGAATATTCCGCTCTTCTCGTTTCTGATCCAACGCGGCCGCTGCCGCGCCTGCGCTGCCCCGATCCCCTGGCGCTATCCCATCCTCGAGGCCCTCTCCGGGGCCGCGGCCATGATCTTGGCCTTGCGTTTTGGCCTGAGTCCGGCGTTTTTCGTGTACCTTGTGGCCACGGGTATCTTTCTCGTGGCCGGGGCCATCGATTGGGAGACCTATCTCCTGCCGGATGTCTTTACCTATCCTTTGGCGGCATTGGGCCTCATCCATCCCTTGTGGGTACCGGTGTCCTGGATGGACACCCTGCTCGGGGCGGTTTTGGGAGCAGGGCTGTTGTGGGCGGTACGGGAAGGATATGCCCGCCTGCGCCATGTGGAGGGCCTGGGCCTGGGGGACGTCAAGCTCATGATCGGCTTGGGGGCCTTGACCGGGGCGACCCAACTCCCCCTGACCATACTCTGCGCCTCACTTTTGGCACTGGCGACCTTTGCCCTGTGCATTGCCCGTACTCCTCGCTCTCAGGGGCTTGCCACCGCCATTCCTTTTGGACCGTTCCTGTGCGCCGGCGCCTGGCTGGTGCTGGTGGCGGGAGAATGGGTCTCCTCTTGGGGTCTTGGTTAGATAACCAAGACGGATTTTCCGCTAACCTTCCTTGACGAAAGATTATTCCTTGGCTAGCGGCCTTTGCCACCAAAAAATCCGTCCTTGGTGGCGGATGACCTCCCGTGGCCCCGGCATGGAGGGAACCGGGTTGTTCCGGTTGACCATAGATGTGGCTGTTGGACGTTTTTTTCAAGGAGGTTGTATGGTTTCTCAGATGATGTGGGTCAGCATCGTGCTGCCGTTTCTCGCGGCATTAGGATGTCTGATCGACAGTAAGCCCCTACGTTCCATACTGGTCATTGGCACTGGTGTGGCCGTATCCCTGGCATCACTGCTATTGGTGCAAGGACAGGCATTTTCCCTGACTCCGGAAACACTTTTCGGTATTCCGGTGGATGGACTCATTGCGTTTCTCGATTTTGCCTTGCTCTTCGTGATCCTTGGAATCAGCTACCAGCTCAAGAACAAACTCATTGCAACGCTTACTGTATTGCAGATTGTTCCCCTGGCGTTTCTTGAGCTCTTCTTGCATGGTGGTGAGGCGGCAGGTCCAAGCCTCTACGGCGATCAGCTTTCCATGATCATGTGTCTCGTCATCTCCATCATCGGATCGCTCATTTGTATTTATGGGCTTTCCTACATGGATGAGCACGAGCACCATTTGCATCTGGAAAAATCCCGCCAGGGGCGGTTTTTCTTTTTCATGGTGCTCTTTTTGGGGGCCATGAATGGGCTCGTGTTCGCCAACAACCTGTTGTGGCTCTATTTCTTCTGGGAAGTGACCACCTTGTGCTCCTTCATGCTCATCAAGCATGACGGCACGGAAGTGGCCGTGACCAACGCTACCCGCGCCCTGTGGATGAACATGCTTGGCGGCGTGGCCTTCGTACTGGCCTTGGTGGTGCTGCGCGCCAAAGGCATGCCCTTGTATCTGCAGGAACTCATCGCCACCCCGGGCGTGGCGGCCGTGGCCCTGCTCCCCATTGGGCTCATGTGCTTTGCGGGCTTTACCAAGTCTGCGCAGGTCCCCTTCCAAAGCTGGCTGTGCGGCGCCATGGTGGCCCCCACTCCGGTCTCGGCCTTGCTCCATTCGAGCACTATGGTGAAGGCAGGGGTGTACCTGGTCATCCGTCTGGCCCCGGCCTTTGCCGGCACGGTATTCAGCCACTATGTGGCCCTCTTTGGGGCCTTCACCTTCCTGACCACGGCCTTGCTCGCCATCTCCCAGAGCAATGGGAAAAAGATCCTGGCCTACTCCACCATCAGCAACCTCGGCATGATCATCGCCTGTGCCGGCATCAACACCCCGGCGGCCATGGCGGCAGCCATTTTGCTCATCGTCTTTCACGCCATCTCCAAGGGTCTGATGTTCTTGTGCGTGGGCACCATCGAGCAAAAGATCGGCAGCCGCGACATCGAAGACATGCGCGGACTCATCCGCATCATGCCCAAGACCGCGATGATCGTGGTGGTGGGTATCGTGACCATGTTCCTGCCGCCCTTCGGCGCCCTGCTTTCCAAGTGGATGGCGGTGGAGGCCTCGGCGCAGCTGCCGTTGGTGGTGCTCATGCTCGCCATTGGCTCGGCCTTCACCATGGTCTTCTGGGGCCGCTGGCTGGGGCTCATCATGACTTCGGTCATGGGTGAAGGACAGGCGGCGGAAGAGCAGTCCCCGCTGGTGCGGATGCCGCTGCTCATCCTGGCTTCGGCTGCCGTGGTGGTGAGCTTTGTGGCCCCGGGCCTGTACTCTTCCATGGTACTGCCGGTTTTGGAGCGTTTCTACTCGACGGATCTGTACATTGCCGCACAGGGCGTCTTCATCAACAACATCGGCATGTTTGCCGTGTTCCCCATCTTTTTGGTCATGGTCTTGGGCGTCGTCTGGGCGGCTCGTGCCTCGTCCAAAAAACGGGTGAGCCAGCGCTCCTATAGCGTTCCGTACGTTGCTGGTTTGCAAGATCCGACTGATCCGCGTCGCATCGGATTCAAAGGTCCGCTGGGGCAGTGGTCGGATTTCACCACATCCAACTACTATATGGATCAATGGATTGGTGAGGGGCGCATTACTGGATGGATCAACCTGGTCTCTACGGGGATCCTCATCATCTTGCTGACGGGGGTACTCTAAGATGGAAGCGAAAACCATCATTTTCGTGATTGTTGCTTTGATCCTTGCCCCCATCGTGGGCGGTTTGCTGGCAGGGCTCGATCGTCGGCTCACGGCCTGGTGCCAGGGGCGTTTTGGCCCGCCCATCTTGCAGCCTTTCTACGATGTCTTCAAATTGCTGGGCAAAGACCGCCAGGCGGTGAATACGTGGCAGATCTTCTGCGCCCACATCTACCTCATCGCCTCCATGCTCTCCTTGGCCCTGTTCGTCATCCAGGGCGACCTGCTCATGATCTTCTTTGTCATGACCATCGGTGCGGTGTTCATGGTGGTGGGCGCACTGTCCACGCCGTCGCCGTATTCTCAGATCGGGGCGCAGCGTGAGCTCATCCAGATGCTCACCTACGAGCCGCTCTTGGTCATCGTGTTCGTGGGCATCTACTTCGTGACCGGGAGCTTTAAGATCAGCGACATCCTGGCTTATGAGCGGCCCATCTTCCTCATGCTGCCGTTGCTCTATTTGGTGCTCACCTTCGCCTTGACCATCAAGCTGCGCAAATCGCCTTTTGATATCTCCGCCTGCCACCATGGGCATCAGGAGATCGTTCGCGGTGTGCTTACCGAGTATTCGGGACCGTACCTGGCCATTTTGGAAATCGCCCATTGGTATGACATCATCCTCATTTTGGCCATCTGCAGCCTCTTTTGGAGCACCAGTGCCATTGGAATGATCATGCTCCTGGGGATTACGTACCTGGCGGAGATCGCCATCGACAATATCACCCCGCGCATGACGTGGAAATGGATGCTCACCTACGTGTGGGCCGTGGGGATTACGTTGTCTCTCTTCAACATGGCGCTCCTTTACGCCAAGAGCTTCTAGGAACAGGAGACTGGTATGGGATTCTTCAAAAATTTGGTAGAAACCTCGCGCGTCAAGTCTCCGTGGATCGTGCATTTCGATTGCGGAAGCTGCAACGGTTGCGACATTGAAATTCTGGCGTGTCTGACTCCCCTCTATGATGTGGAGCGCTTTGGCATCCTCAACATTGGAAACCCCAAGCATGCGGACATCCTTGTGGTGTCAGGAACGGTCAATCATCGCAATGCCAAGGCCCTGCGCAATGTCTACGATCAGATGCCTGAGCCCCGGGTTGTGATCGCCATCGGCGCTTGCGGCACTTCCGGCGGTATTTTCCGCGAGGCCTACAATGTGGTTGGCGGCGTGGACAAGGTCATCCCGGTGGACGTGTACGTGCCGGGCTGTCCGGCCAAGCCGGAAGCCATCATCGATGGCGTGGTCCTGGCCCTGGGGAAGCTCAAAGAGCGCCGCAGCACCAAGGATACCGACGCCTTGGCCGAGGAGCTGCACAAGGCTCGGGAATTCTATGCAAACCGTGAAGACCGTCAGGTGGTGGAGTAAGCCATGGCCTTGGAAACCAAGAATATCGCGAAAAACCAGCTTCTTGCTGAAGTGAAATCCCTCAAGGCGCAAGGGTACCGTTTCGTCACCATGAGTTGCGTGGATTTGGGAGACGGCTTCGATCTCCTGTATCATTTCGACCGCGATCTGCAGATGACGCATCTGCGCATCACGGTGCTCAAAGGCGATACGGTGCCGAGCATTTCGGGAATTTATTTTGCGGCCCTATGCATTGAAAACGAAACCAAGGACCATTTTGGGATCTCCTTCGATGGTCTGGTGCTGGATTTTGGCGGTCATTTCTATCTGGAAGAGGAAGTCAAGCGCTATCCCTTCTGCAAGGTGTCCGTACAGGAATCCCAAGCTCCCAAGGAGGGCAACTGATGTCCACCATCATTCCTTTTGGACCGCAGCATCCGGTTCTGCCGGAACCGCTCCATCTCAAGATTACCCTGAAGGACGAGATCGTCACCGAGGCCATCCCCATGCTCGGCTACGTGCATCGGGGGCTGGAGACCTTGGTGTCTTTGAAAGACATGGACCAGATGGTGCAGGTGGTGGAGCGGGTATGCGGCATCTGCAGCTGCATCCATGCCCACACCTACTGCATGTGCGTGGAGGGCCTTTTGGGCATCGAGGTGCCCCAGCGCGCTGAATTCCTGCGCATCATCTGGTCGGAACTGCACCGCATGCATTCGCACCTCTTGTGGCTGGGCCTTTTGGCGGACGCCTTTGGCATGGAGAGCCTGTTCATGCATTGCTGGCGCATCCGCGAACGGGTCATGGACGTCATGGAGGCCACGGCGGGCAACCGCGTCATCATCTCGGTCAATAAGGTGGGTGGCGTGCGCCGCGACCTGTCGGCGGACCAGATCCGCTGGATCCGTCAGGTCATCGACGAGCTGGAAGCCGAGCTCGACAAGATCAAACCCGTGCTCACCAACGACTACACGGTGAAGAAACGCACCGTGGGCGTGGGCGTGCTCACCAAGGAGCAGGCTTACGAACTGGGTGCCGTGGGCCCCACGCTGCGCGGCTCGGGCGTTGCCCAGGACGTGCGCATGACCGGTTACGGGGCCTACAAGTACGTGGACTTCGAGCCGGTGGTGGAGACGGACGGCGACTCGTGGGCCCGTACGATGGTGCGCTTCCGGGAGCTCTACCAGGCCATCGACATCGTGCGCCAGCTCATCAACAAACTCCCGGACGGCGAGATCAGTGTGAAGGTCAAGGCCGCCAAGCCGGAAGGCGAGATCGTCTGCCGCTCGGAGCAGCCCCGCGGTGAGCTCATGTACTACGTCAAGGGAAATGGCTCCAAGTTCTTGGAGCGGGTGCGCATCCGCACCCCCACATTTGCCAATGTGCCGCCCCTTCTGGCCATGCTCCCGGGCATCGAGATGGCCGACGTGCCGGTGGTGGCTTTGTCTATCGACCCGTGCATCAGCTGCACGGAGCGCTAAAGGAGGATACCATGTTCGACATGACACGAACCATCATTGAGAACTTTTTCTCCAAGGCGCATACACGGCTCTATCCCTTCCAGACCCGTGAGCCGTTTCCCAATGTGCGGGGAAATCTCTTCAACAATATCGAAGAGTGCATCCTCTGCGGCATGTGCCAGAAGAAATGTCCTTCCCAGTGCATCACAGTAGATAAAGACGCCAAAACCTGGCAGGTAGATCCATATGCCTGTGTGTACTGTGGGATTTGCGTGGAGAACTGTCCGGTCAATTGCCTCTATATGGAAAGCCCGTACCGTAAGCCTACAGCAGAGAAGGTCATGAACCGGATGGTGCAGGTGAAAGGTCCGGAGAAGAAAAAGAAGACAGCAGAAAAATAATGCCATCCCGGATGGATGTTTGTGTTGGGGCCGCGCTTGCGGCCCCAATGCTTTTGGTTTGGAAGATCCCGCGAAGAAGTTCTTGCCGTCCGGACTGCGCTTCGCCTACATACGTGGGGCACGTTTCCATGTATTTTCTATTGTTGAGGAGGTGTTATGGCTGCCAAGAAGGTTTTGATGCTCGTGGGTGATTTCGTGGAAGATTACGAGGTCATGGTTCCGTTTCAGATGCTGCTCATGGTGGGGCACGAGGTCCACGCCGTCTGTCCTGGGAAAAAGGCGGGCGAGCAGGTGCGCACGGCGGTGCACGACTTCGAGGGGGATCAGACCTACACGGAAAAGCCTGGACACAACTTTACGCTCACCGCGACGTTCGACGAAGTGCGCCCGGAAGACTATG
It encodes the following:
- a CDS encoding 4Fe-4S binding protein, yielding MFDMTRTIIENFFSKAHTRLYPFQTREPFPNVRGNLFNNIEECILCGMCQKKCPSQCITVDKDAKTWQVDPYACVYCGICVENCPVNCLYMESPYRKPTAEKVMNRMVQVKGPEKKKKTAEK
- a CDS encoding nickel-dependent hydrogenase large subunit; the protein is MMSTIIPFGPQHPVLPEPLHLKITLKDEIVTEAIPMLGYVHRGLETLVSLKDMDQMVQVVERVCGICSCIHAHTYCMCVEGLLGIEVPQRAEFLRIIWSELHRMHSHLLWLGLLADAFGMESLFMHCWRIRERVMDVMEATAGNRVIISVNKVGGVRRDLSADQIRWIRQVIDELEAELDKIKPVLTNDYTVKKRTVGVGVLTKEQAYELGAVGPTLRGSGVAQDVRMTGYGAYKYVDFEPVVETDGDSWARTMVRFRELYQAIDIVRQLINKLPDGEISVKVKAAKPEGEIVCRSEQPRGELMYYVKGNGSKFLERVRIRTPTFANVPPLLAMLPGIEMADVPVVALSIDPCISCTER